A window of the Dyadobacter pollutisoli genome harbors these coding sequences:
- a CDS encoding O-acetylhomoserine aminocarboxypropyltransferase/cysteine synthase family protein, producing MKFETLQLHAGQEPDPVTNARAVPIYQTTSYVFNSAEHAANLFALKEFGFIYSRIMNPTNDVFEKRIAALEGGVAALATGSGHSAQFIAINNITTVGDNFVTTSFLYGGSHNQFKNSFKNIGVEARFADGDDVSSFEKLIDDKTKFIYLETIGNPSYSVPDFEAFSALANKYDLPLIVDNTFGAAGAIFQPIKYGAHVVVQSATKWIGGHGTSIGGVIVDAGTYNWGNGKYPQFTEPSPSYHGLVLNDVFGIGGPFGNIQYIIRARVEGLRDWGPSLAPFNSFLFLQGLETLTLRVERIAENALKLAQWLEKHPKVESVNYIGLEGNKYHGLAKKYLTRGFGGVLSFALKGDKKTAESFVDHLTLISNLANVGDAKTLIIHPASTTHSQLSEEEQIAAGVLPTQLRISVGIEHIDDIIADIEASLGQL from the coding sequence ATGAAATTTGAAACCTTGCAGCTTCATGCCGGCCAAGAGCCAGACCCAGTCACTAATGCCCGGGCAGTACCCATTTACCAAACTACCTCATACGTTTTCAATAGTGCAGAGCATGCCGCTAACCTGTTCGCATTGAAGGAGTTTGGATTTATATATTCTCGCATCATGAATCCGACGAATGATGTTTTCGAAAAGAGAATAGCTGCATTGGAAGGTGGCGTAGCAGCACTTGCAACGGGTTCAGGCCATTCAGCGCAGTTTATAGCCATCAATAACATTACTACAGTCGGCGATAACTTTGTGACCACATCATTCCTTTACGGTGGATCTCACAATCAGTTCAAAAACTCGTTCAAGAACATTGGCGTTGAAGCACGGTTTGCTGATGGCGACGATGTCAGCAGCTTTGAAAAACTGATCGATGATAAAACGAAATTTATTTACCTGGAAACCATTGGTAACCCGAGTTACAGCGTTCCCGATTTCGAAGCATTTTCAGCATTAGCTAACAAATATGACCTTCCATTGATCGTGGACAACACATTTGGAGCTGCCGGAGCGATATTTCAACCCATCAAATACGGTGCACACGTGGTAGTACAGTCGGCGACCAAATGGATCGGCGGCCATGGTACCTCTATCGGCGGCGTGATCGTGGATGCAGGGACTTACAACTGGGGCAATGGAAAGTACCCACAGTTTACCGAACCTTCACCAAGCTACCACGGACTGGTTTTGAATGATGTTTTCGGCATCGGCGGACCATTCGGTAACATTCAATACATCATCCGTGCCCGTGTGGAAGGTCTGCGTGACTGGGGACCATCATTGGCACCATTCAATTCGTTCCTCTTCCTGCAAGGGCTTGAAACACTTACTTTGCGTGTAGAACGTATTGCGGAAAATGCTTTGAAACTGGCCCAGTGGCTCGAAAAACATCCAAAAGTAGAAAGCGTGAACTACATTGGACTTGAAGGTAACAAGTACCACGGGCTGGCAAAAAAGTACCTGACACGCGGATTCGGAGGCGTACTTTCTTTCGCATTAAAAGGTGATAAGAAAACGGCTGAGAGCTTCGTGGATCATTTGACCCTGATCAGCAACCTGGCCAATGTAGGAGACGCCAAAACCCTGATCATTCATCCGGCTTCGACCACACATTCACAATTGTCTGAGGAAGAGCAAATTGCGGCGGGAGTCCTTCCTACTCAGCTGCGTATTTCAGTAGGTATCGAGCATATTGATGACATTATTGCGGATATTGAGGCTTCACTTGGTCAATTGTAG
- a CDS encoding S9 family peptidase encodes MRIILMFLAVIIFSCNQNKEVKEAYQWPGATPPVAEMKDYETGMHGDKRNDEYYWMADFFKEGPDSTKVVDYLKAENTYTDTMMAGTKKFQEDLFSEMKGRIKEKDESVPVFSNGYWYYTRSEAGQQYFKYCRKKGTLEAEEEILLDVDKMAEGHPYYSAVGFNISPDNKLLAYGVDTVSRRQYTIYIKNLETGENFRDVIYPASGGSEWGNDNKTLFYTATNPKTLLSEKIKRHTLGSDAKKDVVVYTEKDKSNYIGVGKTKSEKYIIIASSATMSSEYRILDADKPEGNFEIFQPRIKDVLYDIDHQDDKFLIVTNKDALNFRLMETPLTKTGVENWKEIIPNRNDVLLEGIDVFKDFLVITERKNGLLQLRIRDLKSKAEHYVDFGEPAYTAYTGSNPEYDTKTLRYVYTSLTTPNSVYDYNMDSKAKELKKRQEVIGGYDPEEYVTERLYAISRDSIKVPISLVYKKGTAKSAETPLLLYAYGSYGNSMDAGFSSTRLSLLNRGFIYAIAHVRGGQEMGRQWYEDGKLFKKKNTFFDFIDCAEYLVKEKYTSPAHLFAEGGSAGGLLMGAISNLRPELWRGIIADVPFVDVVTTMLDESIPLTTNEFDEWGNPKNKESYVYMKSYSPYDNVEKKDYPNMLVTTGLHDSQVQYFEPAKWVARLRTHKTDKNVLLLKTNMEAGHGGASGRFEYLKEVALQFAFMFALEGIHE; translated from the coding sequence ATGCGAATTATTTTAATGTTTTTAGCTGTTATCATTTTTTCCTGTAACCAAAATAAAGAAGTGAAAGAAGCATATCAATGGCCGGGAGCAACGCCTCCCGTAGCAGAAATGAAGGATTACGAGACCGGAATGCACGGCGACAAGCGTAATGACGAGTATTACTGGATGGCTGATTTTTTCAAGGAAGGCCCGGATAGTACCAAAGTTGTGGATTATTTGAAAGCGGAAAATACCTACACGGACACGATGATGGCCGGCACCAAAAAGTTTCAGGAGGACCTTTTTTCCGAAATGAAAGGACGCATTAAAGAGAAAGATGAGTCGGTACCTGTTTTCAGCAATGGATATTGGTACTATACCAGAAGCGAGGCGGGACAGCAGTACTTTAAATATTGCCGGAAAAAGGGAACATTGGAAGCTGAGGAAGAGATTCTTTTGGACGTCGATAAAATGGCGGAAGGACATCCATACTACTCGGCGGTGGGCTTCAACATCAGCCCTGATAATAAATTGCTGGCTTACGGTGTGGATACGGTTTCGCGCCGACAGTATACGATTTACATCAAGAACCTGGAAACAGGGGAGAACTTCAGGGATGTGATTTATCCAGCGAGTGGCGGCTCGGAATGGGGGAATGATAACAAGACATTGTTTTACACGGCTACGAACCCTAAAACATTGCTGAGTGAAAAAATCAAGCGCCACACCCTTGGCTCGGATGCGAAGAAAGACGTGGTCGTTTATACCGAAAAGGACAAGAGCAATTATATTGGTGTAGGCAAGACCAAATCTGAAAAGTACATCATCATTGCTTCCTCAGCTACGATGTCGTCGGAGTACCGCATTCTGGATGCTGACAAACCGGAGGGTAATTTTGAGATTTTCCAACCAAGGATCAAGGACGTATTGTACGACATTGATCACCAGGATGACAAGTTTTTGATCGTTACCAACAAAGACGCGCTCAATTTCAGACTGATGGAAACGCCGTTGACAAAAACGGGCGTTGAAAACTGGAAAGAGATTATTCCTAACCGAAATGATGTTCTACTCGAAGGAATCGATGTTTTTAAAGATTTTCTGGTCATTACAGAACGTAAAAATGGCTTGCTTCAACTCCGTATCAGGGACCTTAAATCAAAAGCAGAGCATTATGTAGACTTTGGCGAACCTGCCTACACGGCCTACACTGGTTCCAATCCCGAGTATGACACGAAGACATTGCGGTATGTGTACACCTCATTGACCACGCCAAACTCGGTCTACGACTATAACATGGACTCGAAGGCGAAGGAGCTCAAAAAGCGCCAGGAGGTGATAGGAGGGTACGATCCGGAAGAATATGTTACCGAACGCCTGTATGCGATTTCGCGTGATAGCATTAAAGTGCCTATTTCATTGGTGTATAAAAAAGGTACCGCGAAATCTGCAGAGACACCTTTGCTGCTTTATGCATACGGATCTTACGGCAACAGTATGGACGCAGGATTCAGCAGTACCAGGCTGAGTTTGTTGAACCGTGGCTTCATATACGCGATTGCGCACGTGCGTGGCGGACAGGAAATGGGCAGGCAATGGTACGAGGACGGTAAGTTGTTCAAAAAGAAAAATACGTTCTTCGACTTCATCGACTGCGCTGAATATCTGGTGAAGGAAAAATACACTTCTCCGGCGCATTTGTTTGCCGAGGGGGGCAGCGCAGGTGGATTATTAATGGGCGCGATTTCGAACCTTCGCCCTGAGTTATGGAGAGGAATTATCGCGGATGTGCCGTTTGTAGACGTGGTAACCACGATGCTCGACGAAAGTATTCCGTTGACAACCAATGAGTTTGACGAATGGGGTAATCCTAAGAACAAAGAATCATACGTGTATATGAAGTCTTATTCGCCCTATGACAATGTGGAGAAGAAAGATTATCCGAACATGTTGGTTACCACCGGGCTGCACGATAGCCAGGTTCAGTATTTCGAGCCCGCCAAATGGGTTGCAAGGCTCAGAACGCATAAAACCGATAAGAATGTGTTGTTGCTGAAAACCAATATGGAAGCCGGCCACGGTGGCGCGTCCGGGCGATTTGAATATTTGAAGGAGGTCGCCCTGCAATTTGCATTTATGTTTGCATTAGAAGGCATTCACGAATAG
- the polA gene encoding DNA polymerase I, which translates to MDKPVHKLFLLDAMALIYRAHFAFIKAPRITSKGLNTSAVFGFTNTLLEVLQKEKPTHLGVAFDTAAPTFRHIQFEAYKAQRQEQPEDISIAIPLVKRLLKAMCIPVLELDGYEADDIIGTIAKEASREGFEVFMMTPDKDYGQLVEQHVYMYKPAFLGKGAETLGVNEILERWQIKRIDQVIDMLGLMGDAVDNIPGIPGVGEKTAQKLIEEYDTIENLITHAGEIKGKLGEKIRENFDKAILSKQLATIDCKVPVPFDAQDLTMCAPNADQIVELFDELEFKTLKQRVLGISQTGQLAPTARTAPAAKEKKGQLDLFGNPTEELGKQPAIISEGIADDDAPDQAYEDLRIPTTKRTIDNTFHRYHTVDTPELMKSLAYYLGLQDAFCFDTETTSLDTIDAELVGLSFSYLAGEAFYIPVPADREKALEILENFRPVFENENIEKIGQNIKYDLLVLKTYGIEVHGKLSDTMLAHYLLEPDKRHGMDILAASYLNYEPVSITSLIGKKGVKQGTMRDVAIPEITQYAGEDADITLQLNTIFSKELPKVNASKLFHSVEMPLLKVLAAMESKGVRLDSNALKEMSNVLELDLRQTESEIYEIAGQSFNISSPKQLGEVLFEKMKLIEKPKKTKTGQYATGEDILSELENNHAIARKILDYRELQKLKSTYVDALPLLVSSKTGRIHTSYNQAVAATGRLSSTNPNLQNIPIRTPRGREIRKAFVPDNDDFQILSADYSQIELRIMAAFSGDASMIEAFNQGRDIHATTASKVFKVPLEEVTSDMRRKSKMVNFGIIYGISAFGLAQRLAIPRGEASEIIRAYFEEFPAVKGYMDRIVNDAREKEFVETILGRRRYVPDINSRNQTNRGYAERNAINAPIQGSAADMIKVAMINIHDFIANEKLKSRMILQVHDELVFDAHRDEVPLLKEKVDELMRNAIPMAVRMETGIGVGANWLEAH; encoded by the coding sequence ATGGATAAACCCGTTCACAAGCTTTTCCTTCTTGACGCCATGGCGTTGATATACCGCGCACATTTCGCATTTATCAAAGCCCCGCGCATTACTTCCAAAGGATTGAATACCAGTGCGGTTTTCGGATTTACAAACACACTTCTCGAAGTTTTACAGAAAGAGAAACCAACACATTTAGGTGTCGCTTTCGATACCGCTGCGCCCACTTTCAGGCACATTCAGTTTGAAGCCTATAAAGCCCAGCGCCAGGAACAGCCCGAGGATATCTCCATCGCGATCCCGCTGGTGAAGCGTTTGCTGAAAGCCATGTGTATTCCGGTTCTCGAACTGGATGGCTACGAAGCGGATGATATCATTGGAACAATTGCCAAAGAAGCTTCGCGGGAAGGGTTTGAGGTATTCATGATGACCCCGGATAAAGACTACGGCCAGCTCGTAGAGCAGCATGTATATATGTACAAACCTGCATTTCTTGGAAAGGGAGCGGAAACACTTGGCGTTAATGAAATACTGGAACGCTGGCAGATCAAGCGGATCGATCAGGTGATTGACATGCTTGGGTTAATGGGCGACGCCGTCGATAACATTCCCGGCATCCCAGGCGTAGGTGAAAAAACCGCCCAAAAACTGATCGAAGAATACGATACGATCGAAAACCTGATTACACACGCCGGTGAAATCAAAGGAAAACTGGGCGAAAAGATCCGTGAGAACTTTGATAAAGCGATACTGAGCAAGCAACTCGCGACCATCGATTGCAAAGTACCCGTTCCTTTCGACGCCCAGGATCTTACCATGTGCGCACCCAATGCGGACCAGATCGTTGAGCTTTTTGATGAATTGGAGTTCAAAACCTTAAAACAGCGGGTACTGGGTATCAGTCAGACAGGCCAGCTTGCTCCTACTGCAAGAACAGCGCCAGCTGCCAAAGAAAAAAAGGGCCAGCTGGACCTTTTTGGGAATCCTACCGAAGAACTGGGTAAGCAGCCGGCGATCATCAGCGAAGGCATCGCAGACGATGATGCCCCTGACCAGGCCTATGAAGACCTCCGGATACCCACGACCAAGCGCACGATTGACAATACATTCCACCGCTACCATACTGTGGACACGCCCGAGCTGATGAAAAGCCTGGCTTACTACCTGGGCTTGCAGGATGCGTTTTGTTTTGATACGGAAACGACTTCACTCGACACCATTGATGCTGAGCTGGTAGGCCTCTCGTTTTCTTATCTTGCCGGAGAAGCATTTTACATTCCCGTGCCCGCCGACCGTGAGAAAGCATTGGAAATACTGGAAAATTTCAGGCCGGTTTTCGAGAACGAGAACATTGAAAAGATAGGCCAGAACATTAAGTATGATTTGTTGGTCCTCAAAACGTATGGCATTGAAGTTCACGGAAAGCTAAGCGACACCATGCTCGCCCACTACCTGCTCGAACCCGATAAACGTCATGGAATGGACATTCTTGCAGCGTCCTATCTCAATTACGAACCTGTGTCGATCACTTCGCTGATTGGCAAAAAAGGCGTAAAACAAGGTACAATGCGTGACGTTGCGATACCTGAGATCACCCAGTATGCCGGCGAGGATGCGGACATTACCTTGCAGCTGAATACTATATTTTCAAAGGAACTTCCGAAGGTTAATGCATCAAAACTCTTTCACAGCGTTGAAATGCCGCTCTTGAAAGTACTGGCCGCTATGGAAAGCAAAGGTGTGCGGCTCGATAGTAATGCATTGAAAGAAATGTCCAATGTGCTCGAACTGGATCTGCGTCAAACGGAATCTGAAATTTACGAGATCGCGGGCCAGTCATTCAATATCAGTTCGCCAAAACAGCTCGGCGAAGTGCTCTTCGAAAAAATGAAGTTGATCGAGAAACCTAAAAAGACCAAAACCGGCCAGTATGCCACGGGTGAGGACATTCTTTCGGAACTGGAAAACAACCATGCAATCGCAAGGAAAATATTGGATTACCGGGAGCTGCAAAAATTAAAATCCACCTATGTGGATGCATTGCCTTTGTTGGTAAGTTCCAAAACGGGCCGCATTCACACGTCTTATAACCAGGCGGTGGCAGCGACCGGCCGGCTTAGCTCTACCAATCCCAACTTACAGAACATTCCAATCCGTACACCACGCGGCCGCGAGATCCGCAAGGCATTTGTACCGGATAACGATGATTTCCAGATACTTTCTGCGGATTATTCGCAGATTGAATTACGCATTATGGCAGCATTCAGTGGTGATGCGAGTATGATCGAGGCATTTAACCAGGGACGCGACATTCACGCTACTACTGCCAGCAAGGTATTTAAGGTACCCCTGGAAGAAGTAACCTCGGACATGCGGCGGAAGTCTAAAATGGTCAATTTTGGTATTATTTACGGGATTTCTGCATTCGGTTTGGCGCAACGCCTGGCGATACCCCGCGGTGAAGCCAGCGAGATCATCAGGGCGTATTTTGAAGAATTCCCGGCTGTAAAAGGCTATATGGACCGGATCGTAAATGATGCGAGGGAGAAGGAATTCGTAGAAACGATCCTGGGACGCCGCAGATATGTACCGGATATCAATTCACGAAACCAGACCAATCGTGGTTATGCGGAGCGAAATGCCATCAATGCGCCGATCCAGGGCTCTGCAGCGGATATGATTAAAGTGGCCATGATCAACATTCATGATTTTATCGCCAATGAGAAGCTTAAATCCCGCATGATCCTGCAAGTACATGATGAATTGGTTTTCGACGCACACCGCGACGAAGTGCCGTTGCTGAAAGAAAAAGTGGATGAACTGATGCGGAATGCCATTCCAATGGCGGTGAGGATGGAAACGGGGATAGGGGTTGGCGCGAATTGGTTGGAAGCGCATTGA
- a CDS encoding SusD/RagB family nutrient-binding outer membrane lipoprotein, producing the protein MRHHKILLGTFTFLALLLTGCEKSFEELEKDPNRATTAPASLILQGVEWDMFNNTGKPFSSEMRWNQFYAINYNYYGNNEYQWSAFTNHYTTLKNVVQMELEHKKTGAADVNGYSALGKFFRAFFLDQMSVRAGDLPMKEAVLGRENLTPVYDSQKDIYIQILKWLDESNSDMTALIAKGETTVGGDFYFAGKLSKWQKVVNAFRLRMLIRLSKKEADADLNIKSQFAAMLANPTKYPLPEGMVDNLEFVSNNFNKYPSNPDNFGFDATRQNMAATYVGLLTARKDPRVMVTTEPAGAQLKAGKLPSDFSAFVGASSGEDLADMSAKAGIDNGAGFAPGAYSFQSRSRYYSTYTGENIFIVGYPEMCFNIAEGINRGWAAGNAEVWYQKGIKASQEFYGVKDGTLSMLYSKSGGRDASDFVSYNINFSFDTYYAQPLVKYSGNNAAGLEQIITQKYLAFFMNSGMEAYFDFRRTGFPKFMTGVGTGNSGRIALRWQYPSSERTTNPANYKAAIDRQFSGKDDINDLIWLSK; encoded by the coding sequence ATGCGTCATCACAAAATATTACTCGGAACATTCACTTTTTTAGCCCTGTTACTTACAGGATGTGAAAAGAGCTTTGAAGAACTTGAAAAAGATCCAAACCGCGCGACTACGGCACCAGCCTCATTGATTTTGCAGGGGGTGGAATGGGACATGTTCAATAATACAGGTAAGCCATTCAGCTCAGAGATGCGCTGGAACCAGTTTTACGCTATTAATTACAATTATTACGGAAATAACGAGTATCAATGGTCCGCTTTTACCAACCATTACACTACATTGAAGAATGTCGTTCAAATGGAATTGGAGCATAAGAAGACAGGCGCTGCCGATGTCAATGGCTATAGCGCACTTGGTAAGTTTTTCCGTGCTTTCTTTTTGGACCAGATGAGCGTGCGGGCGGGAGACCTTCCAATGAAAGAGGCTGTGCTGGGCCGGGAAAACCTTACTCCGGTTTATGATTCACAGAAGGATATCTATATTCAGATCCTCAAATGGCTTGACGAGTCAAACTCGGATATGACTGCGCTGATCGCGAAAGGAGAAACGACTGTTGGTGGTGATTTCTATTTTGCCGGAAAACTATCGAAATGGCAGAAAGTGGTCAACGCTTTCAGGTTGCGTATGTTGATTCGTTTGAGCAAAAAGGAGGCTGATGCAGATCTTAATATCAAAAGCCAGTTTGCTGCAATGTTGGCAAACCCTACAAAGTACCCATTGCCAGAAGGAATGGTAGATAATCTGGAATTTGTTTCTAATAATTTTAACAAATATCCTTCGAATCCCGACAACTTTGGTTTTGACGCTACTCGCCAGAACATGGCCGCAACTTACGTGGGGCTACTTACCGCTCGTAAGGATCCACGCGTAATGGTTACAACGGAACCAGCTGGCGCTCAGCTTAAAGCTGGAAAATTGCCATCAGACTTTTCGGCTTTCGTAGGCGCAAGCTCGGGGGAAGATTTAGCTGACATGTCTGCAAAAGCTGGTATTGACAATGGTGCTGGATTTGCACCCGGAGCATATTCTTTCCAGAGTCGCTCACGCTACTATTCGACATACACAGGTGAGAACATTTTCATAGTGGGCTACCCTGAAATGTGTTTCAACATTGCAGAAGGGATAAACAGAGGCTGGGCAGCTGGAAATGCCGAAGTATGGTATCAAAAGGGGATCAAAGCGTCACAGGAGTTCTATGGCGTGAAGGATGGGACCCTATCTATGTTGTACTCTAAATCAGGCGGTCGCGATGCAAGCGATTTTGTGAGCTACAATATCAATTTCAGTTTTGATACTTATTACGCCCAGCCATTAGTAAAATACAGCGGAAACAATGCAGCCGGTTTGGAGCAGATCATCACGCAGAAATACCTCGCGTTCTTCATGAACTCTGGTATGGAGGCCTATTTTGACTTTCGCCGCACAGGGTTCCCTAAATTCATGACAGGAGTGGGAACAGGGAATTCTGGCCGCATTGCTTTGCGCTGGCAATATCCGTCTTCTGAACGGACTACAAATCCAGCGAACTACAAAGCCGCTATCGACAGGCAATTTTCGGGAAAAGATGATATTAATGATCTGATCTGGTTGTCGAAATAG